In the Euphorbia lathyris chromosome 5, ddEupLath1.1, whole genome shotgun sequence genome, one interval contains:
- the LOC136229680 gene encoding E3 ubiquitin-protein ligase RMA1H1: MFISLFSIYNFVSIYISLFLLLLLPLSPSISLSLPLTYFTQSISSLSVSLFLLHFFLFHFPFSSEILVQNQSPSVWNSTQTQSQSQSPLFSSDFGNKESEMDTLAREHYIEQTMAGNAYNRDQISQLEKWKSIKDTMVDSDETNSTGFDCNICLDSVQDPVVTLCGHLYCWPCIYKWLHFQTDSSENEDYQQQQQCPVCKAEVSEGTLVPLFGRGQTTKPPPKGKAPNLGIIIPRRPLGLTCGFDSSPRSSSPFSTSSPRPYSSHRSSYSSSPQRSPLYYSQTGSYTASPMLTPRVNMFDPVMGMFGEMIYARVFGNSVTNIYSYPDSYNLAGNTSPRLRRHVMQADKSLSRICFFLFCCVFLCFLTF, from the exons ATGTTTATCTCTTTGTTTTCAATATACAACTTTGTCTCTATATATATCTctctgtttcttcttcttcttcttcctctctctccctCAATCTCACTTTCTCTTCCATTAACGTATTTCACCCAATCCATCTCTTCTCTCTCCGTGTCCCTCTTTCTCCTCCACTTTTTTCTGTTTCATTTCCCTTTTTCTTCAGAGATTCTAGTTCAGAACCAGTCTCCCTCTGTTTGGAATTCAACACAAACACAATCACAATCGCAGAGTCCTCTGTTTTCATCCG ATTTTGGCAACAAAGAAAGTGAAATGGACACACTAGCTAGAGAGCATTACATAGAACAAACTATGGCTGGAAATGCTTACAACAGAGACCAAATTTCtcaattggagaaatggaaatcTATCAAAGACACTATGGTAGATTCTGATGAAACCAATTCAACCGGATTCGATTGCAACATTTGCCTCGATTCCGTTCAGGATCCCGTCGTTACACTTTGCGGTCATCTTTACTGTTGGCCGTGTATATACAAATGGCTTCATTTTCAGACAGACTCGTCCGAAAATGAAGactatcaacaacaacaacaatgtcCGGTATGCAAAGCTGAAGTGTCCGAGGGCACTTTAGTTCCCCTCTTCGGCCGAGGCCAAACCACAAAACCTCCCCCTAAAGGCAAAGCTCCCAATCTCGGCATAATCATTCCTCGAAGACCACTCGGTCTCACCTGCGGATTCGATTCTTCGCCAAGATCATCTTCCCCTTTTTCCACCAGCAGTCCCCGTCCGTACTCCTCTCACCGCAGCAGCTATTCCTCCTCGCCTCAACGGTCTCCATTATACTACTCTCAGACGGGAAGCTACACAGCTTCTCCAATGCTTACGCCCCGCGTTAACATGTTTGATCCTGTGATGGGGATGTTTGGGGAGATGATTTACGCGAGGGTGTTCGGTAATTCTGTTACTAATATTTACAGTTACCCGGATTCTTACAACCTCGCAGGAAACACGAGTCCGAGACTGAGAAGGCATGTAATGCAGGCGGATAAGTCGCTTAGCAGGATatgttttttcttgttttgttgtgtgtttttgtgttttctcACATTTTGA